The following proteins are co-located in the Rhodococcus opacus B4 genome:
- a CDS encoding NDMA-dependent alcohol dehydrogenase encodes MKTKGAILWGLNEPWSVEEIEIGDPVAGEVQIRMEAAGMCHSDHHIVTGSMPMASFPVMGGHEGSGVITKLGPEVKDLEVGDHVVLSFVPACGRCPACSAGHQNLCDLGMGLLSGLAISDGTFRIHARGENVIPMCLLGTFSPYMVVHETSVVKIDKDIPFDVAALVGCGVPTGWGSATRMAEVKPGESVVIMGVGGVGMSALQGAVASGARQIFAIDPVPWKREQALKFGATHAFESAAAAIEPIIALTNGLMAQKTIITVGEMHGEYVEEALLLTSKFGTCVVTAMGAMTDMDVKLNLFLFSMLQKDLKGTIFGGGNARVEIPNLLAMYKSGQLNLDDMITRTYTLEGVNDGYQDMLDGKNIRGVIRYTEADW; translated from the coding sequence TCGAGATCGGCGATCCGGTCGCGGGCGAGGTGCAGATTCGCATGGAAGCCGCCGGAATGTGCCACTCCGACCACCACATCGTCACCGGGTCGATGCCAATGGCGTCCTTCCCGGTGATGGGCGGCCACGAAGGGTCCGGTGTCATCACCAAGCTGGGGCCGGAGGTGAAGGACCTCGAAGTCGGCGACCACGTGGTGCTCTCCTTCGTACCCGCCTGCGGACGCTGTCCGGCGTGCTCGGCGGGCCATCAGAATCTCTGCGACCTCGGCATGGGGCTCCTGAGCGGGCTGGCGATCAGCGACGGCACGTTCCGCATCCACGCGCGCGGCGAGAACGTCATCCCCATGTGCCTGCTCGGGACGTTCTCGCCCTACATGGTCGTGCACGAGACTTCGGTCGTGAAGATCGACAAGGACATTCCCTTCGACGTCGCCGCCCTCGTCGGCTGCGGCGTCCCCACCGGGTGGGGTTCGGCGACACGGATGGCGGAGGTGAAGCCGGGCGAATCCGTCGTCATCATGGGTGTCGGCGGCGTCGGCATGAGCGCGCTGCAGGGCGCGGTGGCGTCCGGGGCCCGTCAGATCTTCGCGATCGACCCGGTGCCGTGGAAGCGGGAACAGGCGTTGAAGTTCGGGGCCACCCACGCGTTCGAGAGCGCCGCCGCCGCGATCGAACCGATCATCGCGCTCACCAACGGGTTGATGGCGCAGAAGACGATCATCACGGTCGGGGAGATGCACGGCGAATACGTCGAGGAAGCCCTTCTGCTCACCAGCAAGTTCGGCACGTGCGTCGTCACGGCCATGGGCGCGATGACCGACATGGACGTCAAGCTGAACCTGTTCCTCTTCTCGATGCTGCAGAAGGACCTCAAGGGCACCATCTTCGGCGGCGGCAACGCCCGGGTCGAGATCCCGAACCTGCTGGCCATGTACAAGTCCGGGCAGCTGAACCTCGACGACATGATCACCCGCACCTACACCCTCGAAGGAGTCAACGACGGGTATCAGGACATGCTCGACGGCAAGAACATTCGCGGCGTCATCCGGTACACCGAAGCGGACTGGTGA
- a CDS encoding serine hydrolase domain-containing protein, with amino-acid sequence MQSLDQIARWPVDNAAAVVLSRDDGVIGEYGDQQRVFPLASVTKLLCAYAVLVATEEGAVELDQPAGPEGSTVRHLLAHASGLAFDTDRVQTAPGRKRIYSSAGYEVLADFLTAETSIDFADYVAESVFAPLSMSASALVGPAGHGARASAGDLGRFAAELFRPALISSQTFADATSVQFPGLDGILPGYGSQRPNDWGLGFEIRSGKSPHWTGTGNSPQTFGHFGQSGTFLWVDPAAGLACVALTDRDFGDWAKPVWTGLSDGILSERER; translated from the coding sequence GTGCAGAGTCTCGATCAGATCGCCCGATGGCCCGTCGACAACGCTGCGGCAGTGGTCCTGTCGCGAGACGACGGGGTGATCGGCGAGTACGGCGACCAGCAGCGCGTCTTCCCGCTGGCCTCGGTGACCAAACTGCTCTGCGCGTACGCAGTCCTGGTGGCCACCGAGGAGGGGGCCGTCGAACTCGATCAACCCGCGGGCCCGGAAGGCTCGACGGTGCGTCATCTCCTGGCGCACGCGTCGGGCCTCGCCTTCGACACAGACCGGGTGCAGACGGCACCGGGGCGCAAGCGGATCTACTCGAGTGCCGGCTACGAGGTGCTCGCCGACTTCCTCACCGCCGAGACGTCGATCGACTTCGCCGACTACGTGGCGGAATCCGTGTTCGCACCGCTGTCGATGAGCGCGTCCGCTCTGGTCGGGCCCGCCGGCCACGGCGCGCGGGCGTCGGCGGGAGATCTCGGCCGCTTCGCCGCCGAACTGTTCCGCCCGGCGCTCATTTCGTCGCAGACGTTCGCGGATGCCACTTCGGTGCAATTCCCCGGACTGGACGGGATTCTGCCCGGATACGGCTCACAGCGTCCCAACGACTGGGGTCTGGGATTCGAGATCCGGTCGGGCAAGAGCCCGCACTGGACGGGCACGGGCAACTCGCCGCAGACGTTCGGCCACTTCGGACAGTCCGGCACGTTCCTCTGGGTCGATCCGGCCGCGGGACTGGCGTGCGTCGCGTTGACGGACCGGGACTTCGGCGACTGGGCCAAGCCCGTGTGGACCGGGCTGAGCGACGGTATTCTCTCGGAACGCGAGAGGTGA